TAGCAGTGAAAGATATCAATTTCCCATTTTTATTTGTACTGGTACTTTTTATTTAAGAGTCGTGTTTTATATGAACTGCTGAGCATGTTTTATATGAACTAGATGCTGAGATTCACATTAGACTAATATGTTTTAGATGAAACTTGGCAGgccttttatctttaaataaaatgataatgtaAACATAATACTTGATGTTACACTTGCAGATACTTAACAATGTGAGTTATTGTGCAATGAAAATTATgtatctaaattattttatttaactacaaTTAATGCAAGTTATTCGATTCACATAAGTACGAATACTAAAATTATAGTTACATACCAAAACCTTTATCTGTACCTTTGATCATTCATTTAATAACCAAGGAGGTCCTTTGATCCTGTCTCCCTCCTATTGTAGTTATGGATTTCAAACTATCTAATAGCCTAATCAGTGTGCAGTTCAGTTAGTTATGCATTCAAGGTTGTTCCACTGAGATGGTGATTGTTACAATAATTCTGTTCTGTTGTTCTCTTAAGTGAAGCTGATATGATTTTGCTTGATGCAGGCTAGGGCGGGAATTGATTATGAATCTTCATATGGAAAGGCACAAGCAAATGATACTATTCTGAAGCTTCAAAGAACAACACCATACTACAAAAGAAATCGAGCACATGTTTGTAGCTTCTTTGCACGTGGTGAATGCACACGAGGTGCCGAGTGCCCCTATAGGCATGAGATGCCCATAACTGGGGAGTTGtcacaacaaaatattaaagatcGTTACTATGGGTACGTAGAATGTtgtaatttcatcctccaagcATAATTagctttatttatgtttttcctcTCTCCATCTCTGGCATGCATGCAGGGGTGTACACTCATGATTGCTAGCTCTTGCCCTTTGGCTCCCCTGTTCCTGAATTGTTATTTgagtttcaaatttgatttctttgtttGTGGTCCTTTAGGTGGATTATTGTATTTTGGGCAATTAAATGAGTACGAATGATATAAAACTTAGTTTAGCTGATGACTTTGTAATGCTTCTCACGATGGAACCGAAAACCACGCACAAGTTGATtctgcatgcatgcatgtatccATCCCCACTGAAACTAAGTACAAAGGCATATGATTTCTGAATTTTTAGAAGTTTGACTTCATCTGatttttatacttgtttttctaAATGCGTGAAGAGTGAATGATCCTGTGGCAATGAAGCTACTCAACAAGGCTGGAGACATGCCGTCATTAGAACCACCAGAGGATGAAAGCATTAAAACGCTCTATGTAGGTGGGCTTGATGCGAGGATCAATGAGCAGGACCTAAGGGATCAGTTTTATGCTCATGGCGAAATTGAATCCATAAAAATGGTGCCTCAAAGAGCAATTGCTTTTGTAACCTACACAACCAGAGAAGGAGCAGAAAAGGCCGCAGCGGAGCTCTCTAACAGGCTAGTCATCAAGGGTCTGCGTCTGAAATTGATGTGGGGTAGACCGCAAGCACCAAAACCTGAGTCGGAAAGTTCTGATGAAGCAAGGCAGCAGGCAGCAATGGCCCATAGTGGGATGTTGCCCCGTGCAGTTGTATCTCAGCAACACAACCACTTAAATCCACCAGGCACCCAGGACCAACATCCTCCAATGCACTACTTCAATATTCCCCCACCACCTCAGCAAGAACGAGCATTTTACCCGTCAATGGATCCTCAAAGAATGGGTGCCCTTGTTGGATCCCAAGACGGTACTCCTAATGGGCCTGCAGGATCAGGTGAGAATAAATCTGGATTGGAGAAGCAGCTCGGGCAGCACTATCCATATCAAAGTATGCCACCACCTCACGTGCAATACCAACAACAATACCAACAACAACATTATCCAGCATATGGTTATATGCCGCCAGTGCCACCGTATCAGCAGTATCCTCTGCCATATCACACTCCTGTGCCTCCCCCACAGGTGGTGCAATCCACACAGCAGTATCAGCATCGTGTGCCACCGCCAATGTCTGCACCTGCAGAGTCCATGACCTCATTGCCCCCACCTCAGGGATCCCGAGCACCTGCAGGGTCCATGCCCTCTGGACCCCCACCTCAGGGATCTGAAGCACCTGCTGGGTCTAAACCCTCCGGCCCACCATCTCCTAGACCTGGAGAACCTGAAGAATCTAAACCCTCAGGGCCCCCACCTTAAATTTTGTTTAGATGATATACTTTCTCGTCAAGCGTTTTGGATTTAAGTTTTCTCTTGCTTGTATTGTTGGTTGCAGTAATTTGTTTAACATACTATCTGATTAAGAAGGCAAGAACTTGCATCAGAATCTATTAtctatgagaagttgtgatgcAATTTATAGGGAGCGTTGTCCTTGTCTAGTAGGATTCATGTGCAAGTTTGATCAGGATCAGTGATCGAGGTTCCCATTAATGGGGCAAGGGCATTTAACTTCTAGCCATGATTTCATGGGAGTTGTGCATTCTAGccaagatttaatttgaaaataggTTAGGTTCTCATGACATCGTGGTTGTATAATGTATACTTCAATTTTACGCAGTTATAAAAACTTTGCGTTATTCAAACACAGATACTTACTAATCCATTACCATTTAGAAACGatgttttatgaaataaatatttttcttttctgatatgATAATGTACTTATTTATGGAAATTAGAGTTGAACATTGgttatatattgaaattattctTGATCATTGGTAATGATCACAATTATAATAAAGCTAGTTGAATTCAAAGAATGACAGGAGAAAGATAAATGTTCACAACACAGTAGGTAAAGACACTTCACCCGTTCGTAAGTCGTAACCTTccagttttgaataatattttaaattctcaGGATAATACTACTTGCAAAATCATAAATActtgataattaataatttaaaatttaaagggtTGTCTTAGTGGCTTAAAAGGCTTGCTTCATttaagatttttgaaatttaaatttaagaacatgcatccatgagaatttttaaaattcatttgaatATACTaaattgatgtaaggattaggCTTTCAAAgttatataatgaaaaatttaatctcaattaatatataaaaattaatatataaattgacTCAAAAGTAACACAACACATATATGACGCTAACAAATATATCTCtcaaatctaatattataacacaaaattaaaactatatatataaaagatattatgATACCAAGGATTGTTGTtggattatgttttaaaaaaaaattatttttttaattttaaattatttttttaaattttttattgttttgatatattgatattaaaaataaattattttaatatatttttaaatacattttcaaacaatcacgaaaaaaaaaaaaaaaaaaagaggaggaggGATGGAGAGATCTTTGTAGCTTTGATTATGGATAAAGGAAAGAAATGGACAAGAATCACATGCAGGAGCAATCACGTAAAAAAGAAATTGGTGAAGCAAATACCTATGATCAAACCTCGAAAAAGAATTTTAAGGGATGACCCTGatagataagaaaataaataaaaaaatcaagggtcTTTCTGTAATTTAGTATCATTATTCTAACCAAGCACTCTCACAACTGCGCAATCGATATCCAACACGTGTTATCCAAATTCTTATTAATTCTGTGGTCTCAATTTCACGTTAATAATATCCGCTCCTAACAAATTAAACGGGATGGTACTGTGCTGACACGTCCGCGTCTCCAGAAACTTCTGTTTCTCTCAGAATACTGCAGAGAACTTCTCGCCCTTGCGCATTCTTTAAAAACGACCGCAATCTTTCTCTTgttaaccattaaaaaaaagaagagaaacactATCAACAGCCTCAATCTCATTATTCTCAAGGTAAGTTTCTTCTATCATCTCAatcgttttgattttgttttataatcctgtgatttattttttccaattttcatGAATCCTGATTAAGTATCGTGGATTGTAATTAATTGAGTTCTTGATTGTTATTCATGATTAGGGTTAGTTGCTTGGATTTTCATCAGTTATGCATTACTTGTGATAATTAAGTGATTGCTTGGGATCTTAGGAGATGATCTCTTAATTAGTAAAAGATTGCAATATTTGTGGATCAAATTCGATGCAcgctattaaattaaaatcaaatcacaaaaaaaattatatatggcAGTTAATTGAATTATAAGATATTAAGATTCCTTTTAGAAATGGGGAAATTTACGATCTCAGTAATTAGTTATTGATAGTGTGTTCTTtgtaattgtttatttatgctCGTGTTTTTCTTATTGAATTTGGTGCAGATGTCGTACACCAGAAGGTCAAGGTATTCCCTTTCGCCTTCCCCATACAGGCGAGACAGCAGGCCTGACTCCAGATCATTGTCGAGGTCGAGCTCCAGGTCAAGGTCAAGGTCCAGGTCCAGGTAATGTCTTGTTTCGTATATGCATTTTAAGCTGCCTGCTTTTTGGCAATCTCTCTATATACTGTTTTCTTTAGTCTATGCCTGTCTAATGTTGTCATTTCTTCTATGTTCTGATTTGGTTTGTAGGAGCTACTCAAGGGATGTGGAGAATCCTGGTAACAATTTGTATGTGACAGGGTTGTCACCTCGGATTACCAAGAAGGAACTCGAGAAGCATTTTTCCGCCGAAGGAACGGTAGGGATACCATGCTATTGTTTTTCCTACTAATTTTGGAATGCTATTAATTTCTTTGCATAGTTGAATCTTTCTAGTTTCTGAATTAACTaatcaagttttctttttctttttctttctaggtAATTGATGTTCATCTTGTCGTTGACCCATGGACAAGAGAATCTCGTGGGTTTGGGTTTGTTACTATGTCTACTGTTGAGGAGGCTGATCATTGTATCAAGTATTTGGACCGATCGGTTCTTGAGGGTCGTGTCATTACAGTGGAGAAGGTAAaatcttcatttgtttttttcttgatgagtGGTCCTGGTTTTTGCATTTTGGTTGCTTAGCTCTATTTCAATTCCTACGGAAACTCTGGATGCCTATAAGTTCTTATGAGATTGaaagttgttttcttctttccactTGAAGCTTCTGTGGCAGCAGGTCAGCTGTACGTAGCAGCTCTTCATCACTCTCcaataaacaacaaatcaaacacttcAACAAGTGTCAGACTGTTAGGGTTGTATGCCCtgaatctctctcttttcagCTGTTAAATCATGTGCAATTTGAAGTTATTCTATAATATTGATTTTGCTTGTTATATGCTAAACATCTGTTTTTAATATCccataaataagaaaatgttttttcaacctAATTAATATGTGCTGTTTTTGTAAAAGAATTGCAATTCAATGAACTCATTTATCCAATTTGTTGCAGGCTAAGCGGAAGAGAGGACGGACTCCTACTCCTGGAAGGTATTTGGGGCTGAGAACAATTCGTGGTATGATGACTCACTCGCTTAttgtaatttagttttatactGTCTTGGTCATTGgtccatatgttttttttcttcgttcCCTGCAGTGCATCGCTGGACTCCTAGTAATTCTCCTTATCGATCTCCTAGCCACTCTCCTTTGCGGAGGAGCAGGAGTCGGTCGCCACGTTATTCATCTGAACGTAACAGAAATAGATCCTACTCCCCATGTTACCACCGACACAGATCATATTCTCCTTACTACTATAACCATCATCGATACCTCTCTCGATCTCGATCTCCATATAGTACGTCCCCTGTCAGCAGGCATGACCGGTCGTACTCACCTTACTACTCAAGGCATTACTCACCAGATGACAGATACTATAGAAGACACCACTATTGCTCTGTATCTCGCAGTCCTACTCCATGTAGGGCTCGGAGGAGTTATTCACGAAGCATCTCCCCTAGCCCATGGAGGAGGACCTCAAGGAGAAGCTATTCACGCAGTATATCCCCTGCACCAAGGAGGAGTTATCCACGAAGCATCTCCCCTAGCCCAAGGAGGAGCTCAAGGAGAAGCAGCTATTCACGCAGTGAATTCCCTGCACCAAGGAGGAGCTCGAGGAGGAGTTATTCTAGAAGCGTTACACCAAGGCTAAGGAATAGCTTGAGGAGGAGGGGGCGCTCTCGAGACAGCAGCAGTGCAAGCCCTACTTCCAGATGTGCCTCTAGCTCTGTCACCCCTAGCTCGGAGCTAGCTTCTCCATCTCACTGAAAGTAAATTGAGGCGCGTGcagaccatatatatatatgtgggtGGTAATTTTCTGTATATTAGAGTGGCTTAGGTGTATATCCAGTGACAGTTCCAATAGGTAATAACTATTGGCTTATTAGAAATAAGAGACTTTCCTTTATGCATTTTTGTGGTTGGTATGTTTAAAGTAACCTTTTCATCTACGCTTCTTCTGAATATAATCTGTTGAACAAATCACCAATTAATATTTAACCACATTTCACAGTAACAAATACCTTAATATttcgtgttttcttttttatttttcagatttaaGGAGATGACGTAGATAGTTTGTCTATAACCATGTTGTGGGGTGACCTGAAAcacgaaattaaaaataaaaaactcaatcgGGTGGAAAGGTCTAATGGATCCAAACAAgcccaaagaaaagaaagaaagaagaaaagagaaggagaggaggataaaaaagaaagaaaagagaaaaaagccCAATTGACCCAACtggaaaacaacaaaacactaaaacagATTAGATTATCCTCAAAGGCTTGACGGCTTCGCATGTCGCCTTAAAGCAACAGGCTTAAGCACGTGTTAGCATGTTGTTACACACGCCACACACTTCTTATGCTAATTTTCATTTCAGTCATTGattcttcaacaaaaaaaaaatccagtcgTCAATTTGACCTGACTTTCCCAATaagggagagaagaaaaataataaaggaaagaaagagacaaCCCTAGCACAACTGAACCCACCAAGAAAAGtacgagaaaagaaaaaaatcaaagagagaaagaagaaaaaggtggCCAGCCGGCAAGCACATTGACTCTTTCATGTTGGCAAAGTCTCATATTCGACATGACAGGAGGTTGAAGACATGCTCAATATACCATTACCATGATTCTCCTTTTCACATGTTATCAGTGCAACACCTACCTAATATCTCTGTCTCAAAAGTTAACAAGATGGGCGCTCAAATGAACTTGTCCTAACATGTTAATTGCACGGTCATCCGTGACCCTAAGATCTACAGTAAAAATATAGGTGAAGCaatataaaaaaccttaatggcccagaatttattttttaatagttagtTCGAGTTTTTTCGGGATTATTGAAaacttatattattattaattttagaacccGTATGATTAGTCACGCAAACTGGCTCAAACACccacatttaaaaaagaaaaaaaaaagtgacgcATGGTATATAAATTACATAAAGATCACCTGGTATAAAACACAACACATCCACTTACATAGACCACAGCATGCGTTCTGCTTCGTTTTCACTCTTCTTTTATACATTATTTTCCTCCTACGTTTTGTTGTTAACTTAGACATTGAAGGTTCTCATTTTTACTTAAGAGACTTGTTTTGTAGAATAATATAGTGATATATGGATTAATGTTTAAAATGACGAGTGCAAGAAAATTGGAAagaggtaaaaagaaaaaggagaaaaacgcTAACCAGTTGTACAGGAGCCAGACATGTTCTTGTGATTACCTGTAAGGATCTGTTGTTGACCGTTGGGTTACAACTCCATTTTGCTGAGTGTGATGGCCATCAAACCCATCTCTGTTCCTTCCCCTAGCATGAAAAAGtgttttcttatttgaattACTTGtggtttttcttcctttcttccaTCAAGCAACCAGGGATAACCGCATTATGTAAATATAGTGACATCATTACTTGCTAGAAAAGTAGAACGCTGTggtaaaataggaaaaatataGTTCATAAGAAAAAGTATCACAGAAGCGTGACATCtggtttattgatatttttctacAGATTCATGTTTTGATAGAAAGATATGGTCCCTGTCTTGTTATCCTCCCTTTATTTGCTCACTTGACCTGACTACAACCATATACATCATAAATTGAACGACAGCGTGTGGTTGTGGTAGCAATTATGGTACCCGGCACTCCTCTATGTTCCAGATTTCCTTGGCGTATTGGGAAATTGTCCGATCACTGCTGAATTTGCCACTGCCAGCGGTGCTAAGTATAGACATCCTCAACCACCTCTTACGATCCCTGCAAGCAAAACATAGGCAAATTTTAGAGGTCAGGGCCATTCTGTAACTTTTACAAGTCAAATAATCTCTCTTGCGCAAGATTGTAGCAAAAGTCAAAAGTGTAGGCGGAgttagtttttttaacattttcttgCTATCTCTTTTCCATTTTAGTTCATGCATTTGGTTTTGGCCAATGCTTTCCGTCTTCTTTTGTAGCCTGCAATTCTCTTAATaaatagctaaaaaatattGGCAAAGGAGCTGGCTTTCTAGCTATGCTTGCGCTATTGAGTGGGTGACATATTTGTCAACCAGCTTAAAGTTTCAAGCAATATTGGATATAGAACCATGACTGAGAAAATAGCAATCATGTCAAGTGAGTTacaaaagaattttttgttgtgATGGACGCTATATCGCATTTAAGACATAGTAATACTGGAATACATAccttaaaacattaaaactgATGAAATGTGAAACTAGGGAAAGCAATTCCTTACTTGTAAGCTTCATCTACTCTTTCCTGTGCATCCATGTAGCTTGGGAAATCATGGCCAACAAGAAAATAATCTCCACGTCCATAACCGGAGTTCCCTTCTAGAGACTCAAGAAGTGGGTTGTAGTCATAGCTTCCAAATGCTCCGCTTCTTATATACATCTTGGCCTCTTCAAACCGAGGATCTGGTTTAAACTGTGCAATCAGCAAGGACTAGTGTTAGACAAGAGAATAAGGTCCTAGAAACACCTGTATACTAACACTTTCAAGGAAAGGTAGTAGGGGGATTAGATTAAGCTAAGAAATGATGTTGAGCATTATATTCTTCATCCTATTTCACAAGGAAGTCATTCAGATTTCTTCTTTTGAAGCAGTGCAGGCAGTCAGGCACATAATTCAAACAATTTAAGGAAGCTCCTTGCAATAAACATCATTTAATTGAAATCATGACTCCTTTTAAAAAGCAACGTCTCCAGTATGGTTTTATCATTTTTGACTTGCTACTAAATCCTACTGCTCTAGTCCAAGTTTCTGGCTCTAGTAAGTTACCAGCTTCAAGACTAATGCTCTAGCTACATTTCTCTGACTAGGATGAGTAGTAGTCTTTCAATCAATAGATGCCCTTCATAGATTCTTCATCAAGTGTCAGGTAATTCATATTATATAGACGAATGTTTGTTGATCTGAAACTGCTAGTTTCTTACCAATCCATTCTCTCTTTCCTTGCGCAGTCTGGGGACTTCATCTGCTGTTGCACCGAAGAGAAAGAAATTCTCCTCTCCTATTTCTTCCCTGATTTCAACATTAGCGCCATCCAAGGTTCCTATTATAAGGCAACCATTGAGTGCAAACTTCATGTTGCTGGTGCCACTTGCTTCCATGCCTGCTGTGCTGATATGCTGTGACAACTCACTTCCAGGAATAAGCATCTCTGCCACAGATACATTGTAATTTGGAACAAATACTACCTGCAAATTCAGTCATTCATGGTACATAGGTTTAAATATGCCACATGgatgaaaacaaatattcaataaaGCACACACACAAACCAAAATCTCATTGAGCAAGCTGAAACACACAAACACACTGGCTTGCAAAATCAAAATAGTAGAAGCACATACAGAAGTTAATCAAGGGATAAATGAAAGATGAGAAGGTTAATAACATCTGAAGTTTCAAAATGTCTCAATCCTTATGGGAAAGAAACTGTTGGGTTCTTTATACACAGACTACAGAAAATTCAAATACTGAGGTGACAAAAAATGTGCTACCTTTCCTGGAAGAGAAAAATGGAGAAAGAATCCAACAATCCAAGTAAATTGCATAACACAACTTGTTTACAGAAGCAactaagaataattaaaaagataaacaagctttTGGAAAATCCAAAATTCAAAGTGGATTCGTCTAATAGGAAGTCCATGCCATTTAAGACTACTTGATTCAGTATATTGCGCATCCACCATCAGTGGGGCATTTTTTTGTTGACACTTTTCCGATCTAAGGTCAACTGGTTCAACCAATCTGGGGGTCTTGACTTGTGTTCAAAGTTTTAACCCCATAATAATggcaaaaaatcatttttgtcaaCAGTGTAGCTGCCTTGTTTTCCTACTGCTGAAGATGTATTTCAGTGTTTGCAGACggtaaaaacttattttcagaaagatcaaatgtaaaaaacaacATACCTTTAAATAACTATTGACTTCAGGATCGGTATTGACAACAGTGCCAACATCATTTACCAGCTTTACAATTCTTTTAGCATTTGTATATGTTGCAAATGCTTTTCCTCCAAACATAATGGTACGTGGAGTTGTTTTCTTCCGCTCTTCAGTGCTCATCTCCTGCCATAGTTCAGTTTAAGGGAAGTTCAGAGATAGACAATGCATGTTCTTTCTCCCAACCACACATTGGTAAGAAAATAGAAGAATTTAAAGACGACGGCCACAAATGATATCATCATGATCACACGTAATAGGTGAAGTTGTACAGGTGGATTACAATGATGACAATAGGTGATCCATGCTGAAATAACCTTATTTTGGTCTACAAActgtttaatttgaataataagCACAAATCAGAACGAAAAGgatgttttgtattttgtacCTTTAGTTTCTTGTACCTATATATTGCACCCAAAATATTCATCAACTGTCTCTTATATTCATGGATGCGCTTGACTTGTATGTCAAAAAGACTATTTGGATCAATGCTCACACCTGTTTCTCGCAATATGTACTGTGCTAAACGCTGCTTATTAGCCATCTTGGCAGATGACCATTCAGCTTGTAAGTCTGCATTTTCAGCAAACTTTTGGAGGAAGCATCAGTATTGAATCTGGATCCATTACAATAGCAAGAAACCATCCCACGTACAGAATTCACACGAATTGTAAGTACTCACCTCTCGAAGACCTACAAGTAGGTCAAGGTTGGTAACCCACTGGTCAGTTTTCAACcattttgtaattatattacTGAGCTCAGGACTGCAAAAGCGAAGCCACCGGCGAGGAGTGATTCCATTGGTTTTATTTTGGAACTTTTTTGGCCATATAGAGACATAGTCTGCAAATAGCTCAGCCTTTAGTATATCACTGTGTAACTGAGCTACACCATTCACCTATATGTAAGAAATCACAAAGTATAGAaattaagaatttgtttttcaaatttatcaaagGAGTTTCAGATGAAGCCAGGTTCAGCTTAGAAGTGACTTGTATGTGGATGTTTAGGGGCTCAAGAAATCACAAAACATCctacttcacattttttcttctATGATTGATCATTACCAACATCAACT
This region of Populus trichocarpa isolate Nisqually-1 chromosome 9, P.trichocarpa_v4.1, whole genome shotgun sequence genomic DNA includes:
- the LOC7481499 gene encoding serine/arginine-rich splicing factor SR45a isoform X2, yielding MSYTRRSRYSLSPSPYRRDSRPDSRSLSRSSSRSRSRSRSYSRDVENPGNNLYVTGLSPRITKKELEKHFSAEGTVIDVHLVVDPWTRESRGFGFVTMSTVEEADHCIKYLDRSVLEGRVITVEKAKRKRGRTPTPGRYLGLRTIRVHRWTPSNSPYRSPSHSPLRRSRSRSPRYSSERNRNRSYSPCYHRHRSYSPYYYNHHRYLSRSRSPYSTSPVSRHDRSYSPYYSRHYSPDDRYYRRHHYCSVSRSPTPCRARRSYSRSISPSPWRRTSRRSYSRSISPAPRRSYPRSISPSPRRSSRRSSYSRSEFPAPRRSSRRSYSRSVTPRLRNSLRRRGRSRDSSSASPTSRCASSSVTPSSELASPSH
- the LOC7481499 gene encoding serine/arginine-rich splicing factor SR45a isoform X1, producing the protein MSYTRRSRYSLSPSPYRRDSRPDSRSLSRSSSRSRSRSRSRSYSRDVENPGNNLYVTGLSPRITKKELEKHFSAEGTVIDVHLVVDPWTRESRGFGFVTMSTVEEADHCIKYLDRSVLEGRVITVEKAKRKRGRTPTPGRYLGLRTIRVHRWTPSNSPYRSPSHSPLRRSRSRSPRYSSERNRNRSYSPCYHRHRSYSPYYYNHHRYLSRSRSPYSTSPVSRHDRSYSPYYSRHYSPDDRYYRRHHYCSVSRSPTPCRARRSYSRSISPSPWRRTSRRSYSRSISPAPRRSYPRSISPSPRRSSRRSSYSRSEFPAPRRSSRRSYSRSVTPRLRNSLRRRGRSRDSSSASPTSRCASSSVTPSSELASPSH
- the LOC7481499 gene encoding serine/arginine-rich splicing factor SR45a isoform X3 encodes the protein MSYTRRSRYSLSPSPYRRDSRPDSRSLSRSSSRSRSRSYSRDVENPGNNLYVTGLSPRITKKELEKHFSAEGTVIDVHLVVDPWTRESRGFGFVTMSTVEEADHCIKYLDRSVLEGRVITVEKAKRKRGRTPTPGRYLGLRTIRVHRWTPSNSPYRSPSHSPLRRSRSRSPRYSSERNRNRSYSPCYHRHRSYSPYYYNHHRYLSRSRSPYSTSPVSRHDRSYSPYYSRHYSPDDRYYRRHHYCSVSRSPTPCRARRSYSRSISPSPWRRTSRRSYSRSISPAPRRSYPRSISPSPRRSSRRSSYSRSEFPAPRRSSRRSYSRSVTPRLRNSLRRRGRSRDSSSASPTSRCASSSVTPSSELASPSH